From one Melioribacteraceae bacterium genomic stretch:
- the recG gene encoding ATP-dependent DNA helicase RecG, protein MNKDLSTSVQYIKSVGPKRAEAFSKIGIRTVEDLLYYFPTKHLDRTTILNTAKVAQIVLNGFDGELTVIGKVVDTELIRYGKKQIFKVQMKDKAGHFECVWFQGIKYFKEVFKENDIYAVSSKPVVTRYGNLQFTHPDFDKITETESNEFLNTGKIIPFYRVSKELKSTNIGDISLRRIISSVVEDYSDLVTESLPKTILTSQKLLNKNEAIKNFHLPQSKEKLEEAIQRFKYEELFYLECIAALRRIKRKHKQNGIKFSIHAEPIKKFIDKLPFKLTDAQLEVLHEIRQDMEKAEPMNRLLQGDVGSGKTIVALIAMLIAASNGYQAVLMAPTEILADQHFKNIHKLLEQNDFNVALLIGGQNAKTRKTILNGIQENKINLIVGTHALIEENVIIPKMGLVVIDEQHRFGVAQRSKLIDKNISPDVIVMTATPIPRTISMTVYGDLDVSIIDELPKNRKKIKTVLRSENNLEDIFRFIKEQVRNGEQAFIIYPLVEESEKLDLKDVTTQYEHFAGTYLSDIKVKMIHGRMNWQEKEEIMEKFANKEFDVLFSTTVIEVGIDIPNATIVVINEAFRFGLSQLHQLRGRVGRSDKQSYCILVTRDEHLSKIKSKNISLEFLSSSELEKYKSQIRLKAMVENNDGFKLSEIDFKLRGPGNIFGTEQSGFPQLKYADIINDTELLICAREDAFNLINSDPSLVREENSIIKSELRQKYFSSFKFSHIA, encoded by the coding sequence ATGAATAAAGATCTTTCTACATCGGTTCAGTATATTAAATCAGTCGGACCAAAGCGCGCTGAAGCTTTCAGTAAAATCGGAATACGAACCGTTGAAGATCTGCTCTATTACTTCCCTACCAAGCATCTCGATCGCACGACAATATTGAATACGGCTAAAGTTGCACAAATTGTTTTAAATGGTTTTGATGGTGAACTTACCGTGATTGGCAAAGTTGTTGACACCGAGTTGATACGATACGGAAAGAAACAGATATTCAAAGTACAGATGAAAGATAAAGCCGGACATTTTGAATGTGTTTGGTTTCAAGGTATTAAGTATTTTAAAGAAGTCTTTAAAGAAAACGATATCTATGCAGTTTCATCAAAACCTGTAGTAACAAGATATGGAAACTTGCAATTCACACATCCAGATTTTGATAAGATAACAGAAACAGAATCAAATGAATTTTTGAACACCGGCAAAATTATTCCCTTTTACAGAGTTTCTAAAGAACTTAAATCAACGAATATTGGTGATATAAGTTTAAGAAGAATAATTTCAAGTGTTGTGGAGGATTATTCTGACTTAGTTACAGAATCACTCCCGAAAACTATCCTCACATCTCAAAAATTATTAAATAAAAATGAAGCCATTAAAAATTTTCATCTACCACAAAGCAAAGAGAAACTAGAAGAGGCAATTCAAAGATTCAAATATGAGGAGTTGTTTTATCTCGAATGTATTGCTGCTTTGAGAAGAATCAAGAGAAAACATAAACAAAACGGAATCAAGTTCAGTATTCACGCTGAACCAATTAAAAAGTTTATTGACAAGCTCCCATTTAAGTTAACAGATGCTCAACTTGAAGTGCTGCATGAAATTAGACAGGATATGGAGAAAGCAGAACCCATGAATAGATTGCTGCAAGGCGATGTTGGAAGCGGTAAAACAATAGTGGCATTGATAGCCATGTTAATAGCAGCAAGTAATGGTTACCAGGCAGTACTTATGGCTCCAACCGAAATTTTAGCTGATCAACACTTTAAAAATATTCATAAGTTGCTTGAACAAAATGATTTTAATGTGGCTTTGTTAATTGGCGGACAAAATGCAAAAACACGTAAAACAATATTGAACGGTATCCAAGAAAATAAAATAAACTTAATTGTTGGTACCCATGCTTTGATTGAAGAAAATGTAATTATTCCAAAAATGGGATTGGTAGTAATCGATGAACAACATCGTTTCGGTGTTGCACAGAGATCCAAATTGATTGACAAGAATATTTCACCCGATGTAATTGTGATGACGGCCACACCAATTCCTCGAACAATATCAATGACTGTTTATGGTGATTTGGATGTCTCAATAATTGATGAACTACCAAAGAATAGGAAAAAAATAAAAACCGTTCTGCGTAGTGAAAATAATTTAGAAGATATATTTCGATTTATCAAAGAACAAGTTCGTAACGGCGAGCAAGCTTTTATTATTTATCCACTTGTAGAGGAATCCGAAAAATTAGATCTAAAAGATGTAACAACTCAATACGAACATTTTGCAGGTACTTACTTAAGCGATATTAAAGTCAAAATGATCCACGGACGTATGAATTGGCAAGAAAAAGAAGAAATAATGGAGAAATTTGCCAATAAAGAATTTGATGTTCTATTTTCGACAACTGTTATTGAAGTAGGAATTGATATTCCGAATGCGACAATTGTCGTAATTAACGAAGCTTTTCGCTTTGGCTTATCCCAGTTACACCAATTACGAGGTCGTGTTGGTAGAAGTGACAAACAATCTTACTGTATTTTAGTCACACGAGACGAACACCTAAGCAAAATTAAATCGAAAAATATTTCTCTAGAGTTTCTTTCCTCCTCCGAGTTGGAAAAATACAAGTCACAAATACGATTAAAAGCTATGGTTGAAAATAATGATGGGTTCAAACTGTCTGAAATTGATTTTAAACTCCGCGGACCCGGGAATATCTTCGGAACAGAGCAAAGTGGATTTCCTCAATTAAAGTACGCTGATATAATTAATGATACAGAACTTTTAATTTGTGCAAGAGAAGATGCTTTTAATCTAATCAACTCAGATCCATCGTTGGTAAGAGAAGAAAACTCAATCATTAAATCCGAGTTAAGACAAAAATATTTTTCTTCTTTCAAGTTTTCACACATCGCATAG
- a CDS encoding ATP-grasp domain-containing protein: MIKKFNVALTYNVKPDSTSKVLQDSSQSYLQSDETLDRYAEWDTYETIYAIRDALTAHHNVTLIEANEDAYEKFRKLKPEIVFNVAEGANGISREAQIPAILDMLQIPYTGSDPLTLSLCLDKSRTKEVLTYHGIRNSKFIVSHGENGFAGKELKFPLMIKPIGEGSSKGIFNSSFVNDHATLEKTLAENVNKYNQPFIVEEYLPGREFTVAVLGNGSEARTLPIVEMNFNELPKDMVPIYSYEAKWILDTRENPLDIFSCPADINKELERKISELVLKTYSVLNCKDWSRIDVRLDAEGEPNIIEVNPLPGVLPDPQDNSCYPKAARTAGLDYQQMINEVLLAAAKRYGLI, encoded by the coding sequence ATGATAAAAAAGTTTAACGTCGCACTTACATATAATGTCAAACCTGACTCTACTTCAAAAGTTTTACAAGACTCATCCCAAAGTTATCTTCAATCCGACGAAACCCTTGATAGATATGCCGAATGGGATACTTACGAAACGATTTATGCCATAAGAGATGCACTTACGGCACATCATAATGTCACTTTGATTGAAGCAAATGAAGATGCTTATGAAAAGTTTCGCAAACTTAAACCGGAAATTGTTTTTAATGTAGCTGAAGGTGCGAATGGAATAAGCAGAGAAGCACAGATTCCTGCAATACTTGATATGCTCCAAATTCCTTACACCGGTTCCGATCCATTGACTTTGAGTTTATGTTTAGATAAATCCAGAACTAAGGAAGTTCTAACCTATCACGGAATTAGAAATTCAAAGTTTATTGTCTCACATGGTGAAAATGGTTTTGCCGGTAAGGAATTAAAATTTCCATTAATGATTAAACCAATTGGCGAAGGTTCAAGTAAAGGAATTTTTAATTCATCATTCGTTAACGATCATGCAACACTTGAAAAAACTCTCGCAGAAAATGTTAACAAGTATAACCAACCATTTATTGTTGAAGAATATTTACCTGGTAGAGAATTTACAGTTGCGGTTTTAGGAAATGGAAGCGAAGCTCGAACTTTGCCAATTGTTGAAATGAATTTCAACGAATTGCCGAAGGATATGGTACCAATTTATTCTTATGAAGCAAAATGGATTTTGGATACACGCGAAAATCCTTTAGACATTTTTTCATGTCCGGCTGATATCAACAAAGAATTGGAACGTAAGATTTCGGAATTAGTGTTAAAAACGTACTCAGTTTTAAATTGTAAAGATTGGAGCCGCATTGATGTTCGATTGGATGCGGAAGGTGAGCCAAATATAATAGAAGTAAATCCGTTACCGGGTGTTCTTCCAGATCCTCAAGATAATTCATGTTATCCAAAAGCCGCTAGAACTGCTGGATTGGATTATCAACAAATGATAAATGAAGTTTTATTGGCTGCTGCAAAAAGATATGGGTTAATCTGA
- a CDS encoding ATP-grasp domain-containing protein translates to MRDDKILVCYNEPKSIYENYAGKDSIVATDLSEKGFVEQIESIIGILSEEYNVVKGYPVNSNIKSLYNECKSYQPNAILNLIESVEGNSHFESYCAGLFDILGISYTGNNGLTLGNCLFKQRTKRILIGSGIPTPNYQVALYKSNEEFDSKGLQFPMIVKLLSEDASIGISENSVVNNSDELSARMNYLFKNFKQDLLVEEYIDGRELNVSILGNEVLPISEISFKGLSKGLPKIITYEAKWSPESEYYKHTLPICPAKLPKRVTKEINRIALESYKAMGCRDYARVDVRLTKDNRPFVIEVNPNPDISPDSGFARSSAAAGISYEDLIKKLIELSLLRSR, encoded by the coding sequence ATGAGAGATGACAAAATATTGGTCTGCTATAACGAGCCCAAATCGATTTATGAAAATTATGCGGGAAAAGATTCGATTGTAGCGACTGATTTGTCAGAAAAGGGATTCGTAGAGCAAATTGAAAGCATTATTGGAATTCTTTCCGAGGAATATAATGTTGTAAAAGGATATCCCGTCAACAGTAATATTAAATCTCTTTATAATGAATGCAAATCCTATCAACCCAATGCTATTTTGAATCTTATCGAGTCAGTTGAGGGTAACTCTCACTTTGAAAGTTATTGCGCAGGACTTTTTGACATTCTCGGCATCTCTTATACAGGCAATAATGGTTTGACGCTAGGTAATTGTCTTTTTAAACAAAGAACAAAACGGATTCTGATAGGTTCAGGAATTCCGACACCTAATTATCAAGTGGCATTGTATAAATCAAACGAGGAATTTGATTCAAAGGGTTTACAATTTCCGATGATTGTAAAATTATTAAGTGAAGATGCAAGCATTGGGATCTCGGAAAATTCTGTTGTAAACAATAGTGACGAACTTTCAGCAAGAATGAATTATTTATTCAAAAACTTTAAGCAAGACCTGCTAGTTGAGGAATACATAGACGGAAGAGAATTAAACGTATCAATTTTGGGAAATGAAGTCCTTCCGATTTCGGAAATAAGTTTTAAAGGACTGTCAAAAGGTTTACCTAAAATTATAACTTACGAAGCAAAATGGTCACCGGAAAGTGAATACTATAAACATACACTTCCAATTTGTCCGGCTAAGTTACCGAAGAGGGTTACAAAGGAAATTAATAGAATTGCTTTGGAATCTTATAAAGCGATGGGATGCCGTGATTATGCAAGAGTTGATGTTAGATTAACCAAAGATAACAGACCGTTTGTTATAGAGGTTAATCCGAATCCTGATATTTCTCCAGATTCAGGATTTGCACGTTCTTCCGCAGCAGCCGGAATTAGTTATGAAGATCTTATAAAAAAATTAATTGAACTCTCGTTGTTGAGAAGTAGATAA
- a CDS encoding GNAT family N-acetyltransferase — protein sequence MIRRLEKKDRNDLIEVLDTINIFSTEEKKTAIELIDETLENDLKDDYSYNIFIYEFDKKVVGYHCIGKRYMTTGTYDLYWIVVDSRMHGKGIGKELLQHAENFIREQKGYLVIAETSSQPSYELTRKFYHSNDYEVLADIKDFYKVNDNLIIFGKYLTT from the coding sequence ATGATTCGTCGATTAGAAAAAAAAGATCGTAATGATTTGATAGAGGTGTTAGACACAATTAACATATTCAGTACTGAAGAAAAGAAGACAGCTATAGAATTAATTGATGAAACTCTTGAGAATGATCTAAAAGATGATTATAGTTACAACATTTTTATTTATGAGTTTGACAAAAAAGTTGTTGGATACCATTGCATTGGTAAAAGATACATGACAACAGGCACTTATGATTTATACTGGATAGTTGTTGATTCAAGAATGCACGGGAAAGGAATTGGGAAAGAATTACTTCAACATGCAGAAAATTTTATTAGAGAACAAAAAGGGTACTTGGTAATAGCTGAAACATCTTCACAACCAAGTTACGAATTAACAAGAAAATTTTATCACAGTAACGATTACGAAGTTCTAGCTGATATAAAAGATTTTTATAAGGTTAATGATAACCTAATAATTTTTGGTAAATATCTAACAACATAA
- a CDS encoding KamA family radical SAM protein, whose amino-acid sequence MELWQQMIRDSVHSVDQLVEKFNIDKKVAEDLDEFFQARINPYYLSLIRYPGDPIWLQSVPDGVELDDLDGFEDPLNEDAMSPVPNITHRYPDRCLFLVTSQCGMYCRFCTRKRKVGDSGKISMKELESAFNYIEEHTEIRDIILSGGDPLMLTDTMLEKILKRLRSIPHVEIIRIGTKMPCVLPHRITPELCDMLKKYHPIYINTHFNHPWEITEESTRACTMLANAGCPVQNQAVLMKGVNDNAEVLMELFQKLLKIRVKPYYLFMADETKGASHFRTSIQTGLDIMNKLRGYTSGLAIPHFVIDAPGGGGKIPLIPNYVLHQDEDRIVLRNYKNEVYVYREIKERKSKESATKINIDVGKNNGNGKVKAPKKFKKIEEINPVELTASNN is encoded by the coding sequence ATGGAACTATGGCAACAAATGATACGCGACAGCGTGCATTCCGTTGATCAACTTGTCGAGAAATTCAACATAGATAAAAAAGTGGCTGAAGATCTCGATGAATTCTTTCAAGCTAGAATTAATCCATATTATCTTAGTCTAATCCGTTATCCCGGAGATCCAATCTGGCTCCAGAGCGTTCCTGACGGAGTTGAATTAGATGATTTGGATGGCTTTGAAGATCCTCTTAATGAGGATGCAATGAGTCCAGTACCCAACATAACACATAGATATCCGGATCGTTGTCTTTTCCTTGTTACAAGTCAATGCGGAATGTATTGCAGATTTTGTACTCGTAAAAGAAAAGTTGGTGATTCTGGTAAAATCTCAATGAAGGAATTGGAATCGGCTTTTAATTATATAGAAGAACATACCGAAATTAGAGATATAATTCTCTCCGGTGGCGATCCATTAATGTTAACTGATACAATGCTCGAAAAAATATTAAAACGTCTTCGGTCAATTCCTCATGTTGAAATAATTCGTATCGGTACAAAAATGCCATGCGTTCTTCCCCATCGCATTACACCCGAATTATGCGACATGTTAAAGAAATATCATCCGATATATATAAATACACATTTCAATCATCCTTGGGAAATTACTGAAGAAAGCACACGGGCTTGCACAATGCTGGCAAATGCCGGATGCCCGGTTCAAAACCAAGCTGTACTTATGAAAGGTGTTAACGATAACGCGGAAGTTTTAATGGAGCTTTTTCAGAAGCTTCTAAAAATTCGCGTTAAACCTTATTACCTATTCATGGCTGATGAAACTAAGGGCGCCAGTCATTTTAGAACTTCAATTCAAACTGGCTTAGATATAATGAATAAATTGCGAGGTTATACAAGTGGTTTGGCTATTCCTCATTTTGTAATTGATGCCCCCGGCGGCGGCGGTAAAATACCATTAATTCCAAATTATGTCCTGCATCAAGATGAAGATAGAATTGTACTTCGTAATTATAAAAATGAAGTTTACGTTTATCGTGAAATAAAAGAGAGAAAATCCAAAGAAAGTGCCACGAAAATAAATATTGATGTTGGCAAAAATAACGGGAACGGGAAAGTAAAGGCACCTAAGAAATTCAAGAAAATTGAAGAGATTAATCCTGTTGAATTAACAGCATCAAATAATTAG
- a CDS encoding NAD(+)/NADH kinase gives MKIGLIPNTTKMNTIDILNDFLLLLEQFGIEYLFSDNLLELKDQLVFRNTDTKFMSIKKLGESADIIVSFGGDGTMLHNAYELRGTKAPMLGLNLGKLGFLAEYEMKDVPQLVNELKENKFVIDERMALSAFNKNEPQNELYAINDLVIDKGRWQKMIELTVKVDDHYVSTFSADGIIIATPTGSTGYSLSTGGPIVNPKADAITISPISPHTLTMRPLVLSSNQKIEISVRSPYESVQVNCDGQRVYYYQSPVTLEINKSSQPVKLIHSNSSNYFEILRNKLFWGLDLRTNIS, from the coding sequence ATGAAAATTGGACTAATTCCTAACACTACCAAAATGAATACTATTGATATCTTAAATGACTTTCTATTACTATTGGAGCAATTCGGAATAGAATATCTTTTTAGCGATAACTTATTGGAGCTAAAAGATCAACTTGTATTTAGGAATACTGATACTAAGTTTATGTCAATTAAAAAACTTGGAGAATCTGCCGACATAATTGTTTCATTCGGAGGTGATGGAACAATGTTGCATAATGCTTATGAATTAAGAGGTACAAAGGCACCCATGCTGGGATTAAATCTCGGTAAACTCGGATTCCTTGCCGAATACGAGATGAAAGATGTTCCACAGTTAGTTAACGAATTGAAAGAAAATAAATTTGTAATAGATGAACGAATGGCTTTAAGCGCATTTAATAAAAATGAACCTCAAAATGAGTTATACGCAATAAATGATCTTGTAATTGACAAAGGCCGGTGGCAAAAGATGATAGAGTTAACTGTTAAAGTTGATGACCATTATGTCTCCACTTTTTCTGCCGATGGAATTATTATCGCAACACCAACGGGTTCAACGGGATATTCACTTTCTACAGGTGGTCCAATCGTCAACCCGAAAGCTGATGCAATAACTATTAGTCCAATTTCTCCGCATACTTTAACTATGCGTCCACTTGTACTTTCTAGTAATCAAAAAATAGAGATTAGTGTTCGATCTCCTTATGAATCTGTTCAAGTGAATTGTGATGGTCAGCGTGTATATTATTATCAATCTCCTGTAACTTTAGAAATAAATAAAAGTTCACAACCCGTTAAGTTGATTCATTCTAACAGTTCGAATTATTTTGAAATACTTCGCAATAAATTATTTTGGGGCTTAGACCTTAGAACAAATATTTCATAA
- a CDS encoding glycosyltransferase family 2 protein — MSKIEKISSIIIAKNEEKNIGRCIESQMNSIDEIIVLVDESSTDKTFQIVSSFEKVIAKKTNWKGFAETKKEALALTSYNWVFWIDADEEITKELSNELRMLKGTDVDFNAYKVARRAFFLDKWIKHSGWYPGYVTRFFNKIHSSFDESKVHEGLIVDGEIGLLENDINHYTDPSIQHYFEKFNRYTSLAAEDLLKKGRIADISDIVVRPFFQFFKMYFVRLGFLDGLRGFILAIFSSAYVFTKYCKLWELNKKS; from the coding sequence GTGAGTAAAATTGAAAAAATATCATCCATTATTATTGCAAAAAACGAAGAAAAAAATATCGGTAGATGTATAGAAAGTCAAATGAATTCCATTGATGAGATTATAGTGTTAGTTGATGAAAGTTCCACCGATAAAACTTTCCAAATTGTTTCATCTTTCGAAAAAGTTATAGCAAAAAAAACAAATTGGAAGGGATTTGCTGAAACTAAAAAAGAAGCTTTAGCCTTGACAAGTTATAACTGGGTATTTTGGATTGATGCCGATGAAGAAATTACCAAAGAACTTTCCAACGAACTAAGAATGTTGAAGGGAACAGATGTTGATTTTAATGCCTATAAAGTAGCTCGAAGAGCATTCTTTCTGGATAAGTGGATAAAACATAGCGGTTGGTACCCGGGTTATGTAACAAGATTCTTTAATAAAATTCATAGCAGTTTTGACGAAAGTAAAGTGCATGAGGGATTAATCGTTGACGGAGAAATTGGACTACTAGAAAATGATATTAATCATTATACAGATCCTTCAATTCAACATTACTTCGAAAAGTTTAATAGATATACCTCTTTAGCCGCTGAAGATTTATTAAAGAAAGGTAGAATTGCAGACATTTCCGACATTGTTGTGAGACCTTTCTTCCAATTTTTTAAAATGTATTTTGTACGTCTTGGTTTTCTTGATGGACTGAGAGGTTTTATCTTAGCAATCTTTTCTTCGGCGTATGTTTTTACTAAATATTGTAAGTTATGGGAGCTAAATAAGAAGAGTTAA
- a CDS encoding exopolysaccharide biosynthesis polyprenyl glycosylphosphotransferase produces the protein MLDQKSLLNLRKILDFLFLNISFLLAAFFAQPIEALLTNQLIFILLILQNIIWYTTSAITSTYYDATYRSFSDQFFNLGKNIIIEIVFAILYLFFVKENLFTRNFVFYFSTLLIILIYSKEYLVWKFVDSERRKGKNLRNLIVVGVNGFSLQFVEEIELRSEFGYKFIGFIDESLADRNVLGRLSDLEKIITDNKITDVIYSGSLDDQQIFENVVKICDKNVVKLTILPQIKQFFNSNIEMNFLGNFPVLTFRSNKLEQFQWRFLKRIFDIIFSILALILILWWVYLIIGLVIKFTSKGKVLFNQERIGRGERTFLCYKFRTMRGMDSFGKNALVDDSDRITPIGKILRKYSLDELPQFLNVLKGDMSVVGPRPHAVNYNNLYSDMVDEIKLRHRVKPGITGWAQVHGLRGDVFDFEENKNRTKKRIDFDNWYIENWSVKLDIKIIIETVWQIISGRNLGT, from the coding sequence ATGTTGGATCAAAAATCATTACTAAATCTTAGAAAGATTCTTGACTTTTTATTTCTGAATATCTCGTTTTTACTTGCAGCTTTTTTTGCACAACCCATTGAAGCATTACTAACCAATCAGCTTATTTTCATACTTTTAATCCTTCAGAATATTATTTGGTATACAACATCTGCAATTACTTCAACCTATTATGATGCTACTTACCGGTCGTTTTCAGATCAATTCTTTAATCTTGGCAAAAACATTATCATCGAAATAGTATTCGCGATACTTTATTTATTCTTTGTTAAAGAAAATTTGTTCACCAGAAATTTTGTTTTTTATTTCAGTACGCTTTTAATTATTCTGATATATTCAAAGGAATACTTAGTTTGGAAATTTGTTGATAGTGAACGACGAAAGGGGAAAAATTTACGAAACCTAATTGTTGTTGGTGTTAATGGTTTTAGTCTTCAGTTTGTTGAAGAAATTGAATTAAGATCGGAATTTGGATATAAATTTATTGGATTCATTGATGAATCTTTAGCGGATAGAAACGTTTTGGGTAGATTAAGTGATCTCGAAAAAATAATAACAGATAATAAAATCACTGATGTAATTTATTCGGGCTCATTAGATGACCAGCAAATATTTGAAAACGTCGTAAAAATTTGTGATAAAAACGTTGTAAAACTAACCATATTACCGCAGATAAAGCAGTTTTTTAATTCTAATATAGAAATGAATTTCCTCGGCAACTTTCCTGTGTTAACTTTTCGAAGCAATAAATTGGAGCAATTTCAATGGCGTTTTCTCAAACGAATATTTGATATTATTTTTTCAATATTAGCTCTAATCCTAATATTGTGGTGGGTCTATTTGATAATTGGATTGGTTATCAAGTTCACATCAAAGGGTAAAGTATTGTTTAACCAAGAGAGAATCGGTAGAGGAGAACGAACTTTTCTATGTTATAAATTCCGAACTATGCGAGGTATGGATTCATTCGGAAAGAATGCTTTAGTTGATGACTCAGATAGAATAACTCCGATTGGTAAGATATTACGTAAGTACAGTTTAGATGAACTCCCACAATTTTTAAATGTGTTAAAGGGAGATATGTCCGTAGTTGGACCGAGACCGCATGCAGTTAATTATAATAATTTGTATTCCGATATGGTTGATGAGATAAAACTCAGACACCGGGTTAAGCCCGGAATTACAGGTTGGGCACAAGTACACGGATTAAGAGGTGATGTTTTTGATTTTGAAGAGAATAAAAACCGAACAAAGAAAAGAATTGATTTTGATAATTGGTATATTGAAAATTGGTCGGTTAAGTTGGATATTAAGATAATTATTGAAACGGTTTGGCAAATTATTTCCGGTAGAAACTTGGGGACTTAA
- a CDS encoding glycosyltransferase family 4 protein — translation MKTAIVHEWFVDYMGSEKCVESFNNIYPQSDVFSLIDFLDESDREKILKGKHAKTSFIQKLPRARTSYRSFLPLFPLAIEQLDVSDYDVIISSSHSVAKGVLTNSKQLHICYCHTPMRYAWDLYHQYILESGLQKGIKAFFAKYFLHKIRMWDFISSNRVDYFIANSNYIAKRIKKIYGRDADVIYPPVDIDKFELTKVKEDYYLIVARFVPYKKVDIVVDAFTKLTSHKLIVIGSGPDEHKLKKIATSNIEFKGYQNDSDLTKLMQKAKAFIYAAEEDFGITIVEAQAAGTPVIAYGEGGAKETVVPGKTGILFNKQTSDSLINAVNEFEKSIQDFNPQTISDHAKQFSRQVFESRIKEYVEVKYQEFLTAGN, via the coding sequence TTGAAAACAGCAATTGTGCATGAATGGTTTGTGGATTATATGGGCTCGGAAAAATGTGTTGAGTCATTTAATAATATTTATCCGCAAAGTGATGTTTTTTCTTTAATTGACTTCTTAGATGAATCGGATAGAGAAAAGATATTAAAAGGAAAACATGCAAAAACAAGCTTTATTCAAAAGCTGCCGAGAGCAAGAACTTCTTATAGATCTTTTCTGCCTTTGTTTCCATTAGCAATTGAACAACTTGATGTTTCTGACTACGATGTAATTATTTCAAGTTCTCATTCAGTTGCAAAAGGTGTTTTGACCAACAGTAAACAATTACATATTTGTTATTGTCATACACCAATGAGATATGCTTGGGATTTGTATCACCAATATATCCTTGAGAGTGGTTTGCAGAAAGGTATTAAAGCATTCTTCGCCAAATATTTTCTTCATAAAATAAGAATGTGGGATTTTATTTCTTCCAATAGAGTCGATTATTTTATTGCTAATTCAAATTATATAGCAAAGCGGATTAAGAAAATTTATGGTCGAGATGCTGATGTAATTTATCCGCCTGTAGATATTGATAAATTTGAACTGACGAAAGTTAAGGAAGATTATTACCTGATCGTTGCGAGATTTGTTCCATACAAAAAAGTTGATATCGTTGTTGATGCATTTACAAAACTTACCAGCCATAAACTAATTGTTATTGGAAGCGGACCGGATGAACATAAATTAAAGAAAATAGCTACCTCAAATATTGAATTCAAAGGTTATCAAAATGATTCTGATTTAACGAAGTTAATGCAAAAAGCAAAAGCTTTTATTTATGCAGCCGAAGAAGATTTTGGAATTACAATTGTAGAAGCTCAGGCTGCTGGTACACCGGTTATAGCATATGGTGAAGGCGGTGCTAAAGAAACGGTTGTTCCCGGAAAAACCGGAATATTATTCAATAAGCAAACATCTGATTCATTGATTAATGCAGTTAATGAGTTTGAAAAATCAATTCAAGATTTTAATCCCCAGACAATTAGCGACCATGCAAAACAATTTTCTAGACAGGTTTTTGAGAGTAGAATTAAAGAATATGTCGAGGTAAAATACCAAGAATTTTTAACAGCGGGTAATTAG